From Burkholderia pseudomultivorans, the proteins below share one genomic window:
- a CDS encoding DUF3300 domain-containing protein, translated as MTSAHRRPVRTLIASSLIVSLLGLSACNKNNGATAPAAPASDASAASAPQPASTPVAYTPPSADQLYQMVAPIALFPDKLVALVLAGATYPDQIAAANTWVSQNPSLKGQALASAADAQPWDPSVKALTAFPAVLAQMASNPAWTTSLGQAYYNDPTDVMNAIQVMRQRAQASGHLRSGSQLRVTQAAPAAPANYTPAPDAPAVYSGPAVVPPPEQAIEIEPAQPDVVYVPSYNPAVVYGEPVSTYPGYVYRPPAYSTGEMVAAGVITFGVGVAVGAAIFGHHDWGWHSWGMNWGEPHRDEPGRGDGWRRPAVVYNHTTYVSKSTTVVNNITNIRNTRITNNTGGNVTNNTTVERNAIPSGAEPMRGQAMQQRPGAAPMTMPHFGANDTRPGARPSPEAFAQQGRANDGHGGAPVQHPSDATQVQRQQAMQQQRAAQESRAAGQQAQQQQRREMQQRSEAEQQRQRQELRQRNEAQQQRQQEMQQRAAREQHPPSPEHAPAPAPHPHAAPEQHAPHESRDHHPE; from the coding sequence ATGACATCCGCACACCGCCGCCCCGTTCGAACGCTGATCGCATCGTCCCTGATCGTGTCGCTGCTCGGCCTCTCCGCGTGCAACAAGAACAATGGCGCAACCGCACCCGCCGCGCCGGCGAGCGACGCGAGCGCGGCATCCGCGCCGCAGCCCGCTTCGACGCCCGTCGCGTACACGCCGCCGAGCGCCGACCAGCTCTATCAGATGGTCGCGCCGATCGCGCTGTTCCCCGACAAGCTCGTCGCGCTCGTGCTCGCGGGCGCGACCTACCCCGACCAGATCGCGGCCGCCAATACCTGGGTTTCGCAGAACCCTTCGCTGAAGGGGCAGGCACTCGCCAGCGCTGCCGACGCGCAGCCATGGGATCCGTCCGTCAAGGCGCTGACCGCGTTCCCCGCCGTGCTCGCGCAAATGGCATCGAACCCGGCGTGGACGACGTCGCTCGGTCAGGCGTACTACAACGATCCGACCGACGTGATGAACGCGATCCAGGTGATGCGCCAGCGCGCGCAGGCATCGGGCCATCTTCGTTCGGGCAGCCAGCTGCGCGTCACGCAAGCCGCACCGGCCGCGCCGGCGAACTACACGCCGGCCCCCGATGCACCCGCCGTCTATTCCGGCCCGGCCGTCGTGCCGCCGCCCGAACAGGCGATCGAGATCGAACCTGCGCAGCCCGACGTCGTCTACGTGCCGTCGTACAACCCGGCGGTCGTCTACGGCGAACCGGTCTCGACCTATCCCGGCTACGTGTATCGGCCGCCTGCATACAGCACCGGCGAAATGGTGGCGGCCGGCGTGATCACGTTCGGCGTCGGCGTTGCGGTGGGCGCCGCGATCTTCGGACATCACGACTGGGGATGGCATTCGTGGGGCATGAACTGGGGCGAACCGCATCGCGACGAGCCCGGCCGCGGCGACGGCTGGCGACGTCCGGCCGTGGTGTACAACCACACCACCTATGTTTCGAAATCGACCACCGTCGTCAACAACATCACCAACATCCGCAACACGCGGATCACGAACAACACCGGCGGCAACGTCACCAACAACACGACCGTCGAACGCAACGCGATACCGTCGGGCGCGGAGCCGATGCGCGGACAGGCGATGCAGCAGCGTCCGGGCGCCGCGCCGATGACGATGCCGCACTTCGGCGCGAACGATACACGCCCCGGTGCGCGGCCTTCACCGGAAGCGTTCGCGCAACAAGGTCGTGCGAACGACGGGCATGGCGGTGCACCCGTGCAGCACCCGTCCGATGCAACGCAGGTGCAGCGGCAGCAGGCGATGCAGCAGCAACGAGCCGCCCAGGAAAGTCGGGCGGCGGGACAACAGGCGCAGCAGCAACAGCGTCGGGAGATGCAGCAGCGCAGCGAGGCCGAGCAGCAGCGGCAGCGGCAGGAGTTGCGGCAACGCAACGAGGCTCAGCAGCAGCGGCAGCAGGAGATGCAGCAACGCGCGGCAAGGGAACAGCACCCGCCCTCACCCGAGCACGCGCCCGCTCCGGCGCCTCATCCGCATGCGGCGCCGGAGCAGCATGCCCCGCACGAATCGCGCGATCACCATCCCGAGTGA